A genomic stretch from Schistosoma haematobium chromosome 4, whole genome shotgun sequence includes:
- a CDS encoding hypothetical protein (EggNog:ENOG410IGIF~COG:S), translated as MILLQMSSQTRLVTNHGSLKLQPFIVSETINLTQDCGLIKTGDESDFYLSPLPTPLSDEAPNNNNNAIPGMQEVFEKLASRPHPSPILAATLTKFGSHIDVCQDPVANKCLLNSSTLRSHNGSDFSKRSQVYLKSQVEISSSFIDLKDFPSSPLSGAFADFQSLRYVPLSLDCSSSASISLSTANSVLDQCVDESDCLPVYSNCPPNLEEEESDLVPSELVQFVSESTRQIPSDLVDVVSAGDSDIEDIDHEARLASLCIPILRSPSLGHSHLLDNAQPPTLSPESSGCPHSPFDHIDISSDPSYEKSYFSQTPDCMADNTNKHHILSPDLLSLQQGTSDELMSCNNNNLSNNIDPLISTPHVNTSNFISGDNPYTCNSDHQDLIANCSSCVMHYSTSELSEHKLLPTKVCDEYKASLSTSSAETSLISNNLCVNQVGTFTQQSIQNHFIVKDVLNHSSASVNNLSDFQCIITNTRSVPSVSSSTCLDKRHNGTLKVPSVVNVICTPNDERKQPMFSSKPDLCERVDSTVGGNYHQDKSFPEQIINVDPQSTICELPFIPNLRFTTLIGSSSQNASLATISQSPSSLTSFDQVLSSNIIRESTCESNKGGKQLIVSSQIRSSFTTPNDHPFTSSRFTTSCFTENGYVDGFTSISSKEGGSVTHTPLIIPTPSFQIAPHPVSTQSTFVVSHPVTPGVISPAELQSSAPIVLSLKGRACVEAPQPQVASLSTSSGCVLLPLQIINSLPTVSPGMSILLNVKNNNVVRQNSTPCLPNFTSVNNTVASENNGSVFLLPTPGIVTNLNGNVSNIPVVQLPTQQRVNLIPSTLSTSMLSNSNLSTFQSSATLPNSFNTIPGDIKYSTTAQLPLGTQLFILRPTSKPNIINPTYFNTSLPVSTINGAFNSLPISSTTSAGLTVVFANPNHKNFSDSGNLVFLPTVSSRSNIFSLCATDPLTSIFSTASSAFITTTTTSLSSSSSPSSLSSTSSSSSSWTHISTLTSHDINTLASNSTTLNSSSVTTENTSNMNFRTVDTLNDTSLSFPLTLLPNTPQQTVVLSSQSLASLSSSNDNNSNNVFISSQNFNTHAFISPSATTLSASSSSMSSSSCISFDNNSLPSPSISCSNGSLDSSKSNHPVTSSSVIGSCILPPVSSLSSVIANDSNKDSTNSKADTLSNSNNQQNDVKTSVIKLPSADKLLSSRNFSQLSNSAAQQSSKYQDVKCRRLSYSCPSTPSIPSTTVTVSTTSSASLQTVVTSSTNMVTCCSRRRHQCPYCPKSCERKDNLQAHIRTHTGERPYPCRYCPKAFPQKDHLRAHIRTHTGEKPYRCPQCLKAFAQLGNLHRHVKTHRR; from the exons ATGAGCAGTCAAACTAGACTGGTAACTAACCATGGCTCTTTAAAATTGCAGCCGTTTATTGTTAGTGAAACAATCAATTTAACACAAGATTGTGGTTTGATCAAAACGGGTGATGAATCTGATTTTTACTTATCACCATTACCTACGCCATTGAGTGATGAAGCtccaaacaacaataataacgcTATTCCAGGAATGCAAGAAGTTTTTGAAAAGTTGGCATCACGTCCTCACCCTTCTCCAATTTTGGCTGCCACACTTACGAAATTCGGAAGTCATATTGACGTTTGTCAAGATCCAGTTGCCAACAAGTGTTTATTGAACTCAAGCACATTACGTAGTCATAACGGTTCTGATTTCTCAAAAAGGTCACAAGTTTACTTAAAATCACAAGTTgaaatttcctcttcatttattgatttaaaagaTTTTCCATCTAGTCCTCTATCCGGTGCATTTGCTGATTTCCAGTCATTGAGATATGTCCCTCTAAGTTTAGATTGTTCATCTTCAGCAAGTATCTCACTATCAACTGCAAATTCAGTACTTGACCAGTGTGTTGATGAGAGTGATTGTTTACCTGTTTACAGTAATTGCCCTCCTAATCTTGAAGAGGAAGAAAGTGATTTGGTACCTAGTGAACTTGTTCAATTTGTAAGTGAATCTACACGTCAAATACCGAGTGATTTGGTGGATGTTGTTTCTGCTGGAGATTCTGATATCGAGGATATAGATCATGAAGCTCGATTAGCTTCCCTATGTATACCTATCCTTCGCTCACCATCATTAGGACATTCTCACTTACTAGACAACGCCCAGCCACCTACATTATCACCTGAATCATCAGGTTGTCCACATTCACCTTTTGATCATATAGATATTTCATCAGATCCGAGTTATGAAAAGTCCTATTTCAGTCAAACTCCTGACTGTATGGCTgataatacaaataaacatCACATTCTTTCTCCAGATTTACTATCTTTACAACAAGGTACATCGGATGAACTTATGTcttgtaataacaataatctttCAAACAACATAGATCCTTTGATATCAACACCACATGTTAATACTTCAAATTTTATTTCTGGTGACAATCCCTATACGTGTAATTCTGATCATCAGGATTTAATAGCGAATTGTTCAAGTTGTGTTATGCATTATTCTACCTCTGAGTTATCTGAACACAAACTATTACCAACGAAAGTGTGCGACGAATACAAAGCTTCATTATCAACGTCATCTGCAGAAACATCGTTAATATCGAACAATCTTTGTGTTAATCAAGTTGGAACTTTCACACAACAGTCAATTCAAAATCATTTCATTGTCAAAGATGTACTGAATCATTCTAGCGCAAGCGTAAATAATTTAAGCGATTTTCAATGCATCATTACTAACACGAGATCTGTGCCCTCTGTTTCTTCTTCAACATGCCTAGATAAAAGACACAATGGAACATTAAAAGTCCCATCAGTTGTTAATGTAATATGTACTCCGAATGATGAAAGGAAGCAA CCCATGTTTTCTTCAAAACCAGATCTTTGTGAACGTGTTGATTCCACTGTTGGAGGGAACTACCATCAGGATAAATCTTTTCCCGAGCAGATTATAAACGTAGATCCTCAGTCAACAATTTGTGAATTACCTTTCATTCCAAATCTTCGGTTCACCACTTTGATTGGATCTAGTTCTCAAAATGCATCACTAGCGACTATATCTCAGAGCCCTTCCTCTCTTACCTCCTTCGATCAAGTTCTTTCATCCAATATTATTCGGGAATCAACTTGTGAGTCGAATAAAGGTGGTAAGCAACTGATAGTCTCTTCTCAAATAAGATCTTCGTTTACAACTCCTAATGATCATCCATTTACCTCCAGTCGTTTTACTACTTCATGCTTTACAGAAAATGGTTATGTTGATGGTTTCACATCAATTAGTTCCAAAGAAGGAGGCTCAGTTACTCATACTCCTTTAATAATACCAACTCCAAGTTTTCAGATAGCACCTCATCCTGTTAGCACACAATCTACGTTTGTTGTTTCTCATCCTGTTACTCCTGGTGTTATCTCTCCTGCAGAATTGCAGTCATCTGCTCCTATTGTTTTATCTCTTAAAGGTAGAGCATGTGTTGAAGCACCACAGCCACAGGTTGCAAGTTTATCTACCAGTTCTGGTTGTGTTCTTCTACCATTACAAATTATAAATTCTCTACCAACTGTAAGTCCTGGTATGTCCATACTTCTAAATGTTAAAAACAATAATGTTGTACGACAAAATTCCACACCATGTCTTCCAAATTTTACTTCAGTTAATAACACTGTTGCTTCAGAAAATAATGGATCGGTTTTTCTTCTCCCAACTCCTGGAATTGTAACAAATCTTAATGGGAATGTTTCTAATATTCCAGTTGTACAACTCCCCACACAACAACGTGTTAATTTAATTCCATCTACCCTATCCACTTCTATGCTATCTAATTCAAACTTATCAACTTTTCAGAGTTCAGCTACATTGCCAAATAGTTTTAATACTATCCCAGGTGATATCAAATATTCAACCACTGCGCAGTTACCTTTGGGAACACAACTTTTTATTCTTCGTCCAACATCTAAGCCAAATATTATTAACCCTACATATTTCAATACTTCCTTACCTGTTAGTACAATAAATGGAGCATTTAATTCTTTACCTATTTCATCTACTACTAGTGCTGGTTTAACCGTCGTGTTTGCTAATCCTAATCATAAGAATTTTTCTGATTCAGGGAATTTAGTTTTTCTTCCAACAGTTTCTAGTAGATCAAATATTTTCTCATTATGTGCTACAGATCCATTGACATCGATTTTTTCAACAGCATCATCTGCATTTataacaacaacgacaacatcATTGTCGTCATCATCGTCACCATCGTCATTATCATCCACCTCATCCTCTTCATCATCATGGACACATATATCAACATTAACCAGCCATGATATTAACACTTTAGCTAGTAATTCCACAACATTAAATTCGTCTTCAGTTACTACAGAAAATACATCCAATATGAATTTTAGAACAGTAGATACCTTAAATGATACATCATTATCTTTTCCATTAACTTTATTACCTAATACTCCTCAACAAACAGTGGTTTTATCATCTCAATCTTTGGCTTCACTTTCTTcttctaatgataataatagtaataatgtatTTATATCTTCACAAAACTTCAATACTCATGCATTTATTTCACCTTCAGCAACTACATTATCGGCGTCATCCTCATCTATGTCTTCCTCCTCATGTATATCTTTTGATAATAATTCTTTACCTTCCCCTTCCATTTCATGTTCAAATGGTAGTTTGGATTCATCCAAATCTAATCACCCTGTAACTTCTAGTTCAGTAATCGGTAGTTGTATACTTCCTCCAGTCTCTTCATTATCCTCTGTTATTGCTAACGATAGTAATAAAGACAGTACAAATAGTAAAGCTGATACGTTAAGTAATTCGAATAATCAGCAAAACGATGTTAAAACAAGTGTCATTAAGTTGCCTTCTGCAGATAAGTTACTTTCTTCACGTAATTTTTCACAATTATCCAACTCAGCAGCTCAACAGAGTAGTAAATATCAAGATGTAAAATGTCGACGTCTGTCTTATTCCTGTCCTAGTACACCTTCCATTCCATCCACTACTGTTACTGTGTCTACCACATCGTCTGCATCATTACAAACTGTCGTGACATCATCTACGAATATGGTTACGTGTTGTTCAAGACGTAGACATCAATGTCCTTATTGTCCGAAATCTTGTGAGAGAAAAGATAACCTTCAAGCTCATATCCGTACTCATACTGGAGAACGACCGTATCCTTGTCGTTATTGTCCTAAAGCATTTCCCCAGAAAGATCACTTACGAGCTCATATTCGTACGCATACAGGTGAAAAACCCTACAGATGTCCACAATGTCTAAAAGCATTTGCTCAACTGGGTAATCTTCATCGACATGTCAAAACTCACCGTCGATAA